The genomic DNA GACGACAGCGTCGTGCCGGAGCGCAGCAGGTCGGTGTAGCTGATGATGTAGCCCAGCGCGGTGTCCTTGAGGATCACGACGAGCTGGCTGATCAGCGAGGGCAGCATCGCCGTGACCGCCTGGGGCAGGAGCACCGTCACCAGCGTCTGGCGCGGGGTGAGGCCGATGGCGAGGCCGGCCTCACGCTGGCCCCTGGGCAGCGCGAAGACCCCCGAGCGGATCAGCTCGGCGATGACGGCGGAGTTGTAGAGCGTCAGGCCGCCGACCACCCCGACGAACGTCGAGGTGTCGCCCAGCACCCCCAGCACGAAGATGCAGAAGTAGTAGACGAAGAGCATCATCACGAGCACGGGGACCGAGCGCAGGAACTCCACGAGGGCCCCGCACACGCCCCGGACGACGCGGGCCTGCGACAGCCGGCCGAGGCCGAGCAGCACGCCGAGGACGCCGGAGAGGACGACCGCGGCCCCGGCCGCCTTGAGCGTGGCGGCCAGGCCGGGGAGCAGGTAGGCAGTCCAGGTCTCGCCGTCGAGGAAGGGGCTCCACTTCTCGGCGGTCAGCTGGCTATTGTCGGGGTCGGCCAGCCCGCGCACGACCAGGGCGAGCAGCGCGAGGATGACGAGGGCGCCGACGACCCCGAGGACGCGGTGCCGGGCCCGAGCACGCGGCCCGGGCTCGTCGAAGAGGACGGCGGGGACGCTCATCGCTGCACCACCAGCCGCCGCGAGAGCGCGGTGAACAGCAACCCGGTCGGCAGCGTCAGCAGCACGAAGCAGGCGGCCACCAGCAGGAAGATCGCGTAGAGCAGCGACGGGTTGAACTCGATCATGCCGCGCATCAGGTACGCGAGCTCGGCGACGCCGATCGTCGCGACGACGGTCGTGTTCTTGGTCAGGGCGATCAGGGTGTTGCCGAGCGGCGCGATGGCGCCGCGGAAGGCCTGCGGCAGGATCACCTCGCGCAGCGACGCCCCGAACTCCAGCCCGATGGCCCGCGCCGCCTCGGCCTGGCCCTGCGGCACCGTGTTGATGCCGCTGCGCAGCGCCTCGGCCACGAAGGACGCGTGGTAGACCGACAGCGCGACGACGCCGTAGCGGAAGTTGTTGTCGACGACCTCGGTCGGCGAGCCGGCCGGGGCGAGGCTGAGGTTGAGCGTGTTCAGCAGCCCGAACGCGCAGAAGAAGACGATCAGCGTCAGCGGCGTGTTGCGGACCAGCGTCACGTACGCGGTCCCGAAGCCGCGCAGCACGCCGACGGGAGAGACCCGGCACACGGCGACGACCGTGCCCACGACCAGCGCGCCGAGCGCGGACAGGACGGTCAGCTTGACCGTCATCCAGAAGGCCGCCGGCACGTCGTAGCTCTGCAGCAGCGTGGTGATCGCGTCCATCGCACCTCCGGGTGCTGGGTAGCCCCGACGGGCGCCGCCGGGCGCCCGTCGGGGGAGGACCTACGGGGTCAGGAGCAGGGCTCGGGCTTCGGCGGGTTGGTGGCCGTGTCGGGCTGGAAGTCGGCCGCCCCGACCGTGTCGTCGAGGGCCTTCTGCCAGGAGCCGTCGTCGACCATCTTGGTGATCGCGGCGTTGACCTTCTCGCACGTCGCGGTGTCGCCCTTGGCGAGGCCGACGCCGTACTTCTCCGTCGAGAACGTCTGCCCGACGACCTTGAGCTTGCCCTGGTACTGCTGCTGCGCGGCGAAGCCGGCGAGGATGACGTTGTCGGTCGTCACCGCGTCGATGCGCCCGCTGTTCAGGGCCTCCACGCACTTGGAGTAGGTGTCGTACTCCTGCAGCTGCACCGAGCTGGCGAACTGGTCCTTGACCTTCTGCGCCGAGGTCGACCCGGTGACCGAGCAGAGCTTCTTGCCGTTCAGCGCGTCCGGACCGGTGATCGAGGCGTCGTCGGACTTCACGAGCAGGTCCTGCCCGGCCACGAAGTACGGCCCGCCGAAGGACACCTTCTGCTTGCGGTCGTCGGTGATCGAGTAGGTCGCGAAGATCATCTTGACCTGGCCGCTCTGCAGCAGCGTCTCGCGCTGCGCGGACGGCGCCTCCTTGAAGGTGACGTCGGTGTAGCCGAGCTCCTTGGCCACGTAGCGCGCGACCTCGACGTCGAAGCCCTTGAAGTCGCTGCCGATCTGCTGGCCGAGGCCCGGCTGGTCGAACTTGATGCCGACCGTCACGGGGCCGCCGGAGCCGGCGTCGCCGCCGCTCCCGCCCTCGGGCACGGCGTTCTCGGCGCGGGCGCACGCGCCCATGGTCAGGGCGAGCCCGGCCGCCGCGGCGACGCCGAGGATCTTCTGGGTGGTGGTCATCATCTGCCTCCGCTGTGGGGGCG from Microlunatus sagamiharensis includes the following:
- a CDS encoding amino acid ABC transporter permease; amino-acid sequence: MSVPAVLFDEPGPRARARHRVLGVVGALVILALLALVVRGLADPDNSQLTAEKWSPFLDGETWTAYLLPGLAATLKAAGAAVVLSGVLGVLLGLGRLSQARVVRGVCGALVEFLRSVPVLVMMLFVYYFCIFVLGVLGDTSTFVGVVGGLTLYNSAVIAELIRSGVFALPRGQREAGLAIGLTPRQTLVTVLLPQAVTAMLPSLISQLVVILKDTALGYIISYTDLLRSGTTLSSAYGNLIPTLIVVAIMFIVINYALSLVARLVERRLQTARRSPRPVDGAVPPGAVDAPTAVPDGTAVR
- a CDS encoding amino acid ABC transporter permease, translating into MDAITTLLQSYDVPAAFWMTVKLTVLSALGALVVGTVVAVCRVSPVGVLRGFGTAYVTLVRNTPLTLIVFFCAFGLLNTLNLSLAPAGSPTEVVDNNFRYGVVALSVYHASFVAEALRSGINTVPQGQAEAARAIGLEFGASLREVILPQAFRGAIAPLGNTLIALTKNTTVVATIGVAELAYLMRGMIEFNPSLLYAIFLLVAACFVLLTLPTGLLFTALSRRLVVQR
- a CDS encoding glutamate ABC transporter substrate-binding protein, which produces MTTTQKILGVAAAAGLALTMGACARAENAVPEGGSGGDAGSGGPVTVGIKFDQPGLGQQIGSDFKGFDVEVARYVAKELGYTDVTFKEAPSAQRETLLQSGQVKMIFATYSITDDRKQKVSFGGPYFVAGQDLLVKSDDASITGPDALNGKKLCSVTGSTSAQKVKDQFASSVQLQEYDTYSKCVEALNSGRIDAVTTDNVILAGFAAQQQYQGKLKVVGQTFSTEKYGVGLAKGDTATCEKVNAAITKMVDDGSWQKALDDTVGAADFQPDTATNPPKPEPCS